A window of Piliocolobus tephrosceles isolate RC106 chromosome 13, ASM277652v3, whole genome shotgun sequence contains these coding sequences:
- the LOC111540715 gene encoding olfactory receptor 52A5 — MLTFNGSVFMPSAFILIGIPGLESVQRWIGIPFSAMYLIGVIGNSLILVIIKHENSLHIPMYIFLAMLAATDIALNTCILPKMLGIFWFHLPEISFDACLLQMWLIHSFQAIESGILLAMALDRYVAICIPLRHATIFSQQFLTHTGLGVTLRAAILIIPSLGLIKCCLKHYRTTVVSHSYCEHMAIVKLAIEDTRVNKIYGLFVAFAILGFDIIFITLSYVQIFITVFQLPQKEARFKAFNTCIAHICVFLQFYLLAFFSFFTHRFGSHIPPYVHILLSNLYLLVPPFLNPIVYGVKTKQIRDHVLKVFFFKKVT, encoded by the coding sequence ATGCTGACATTCAATGGCTCAGTCTTCATGCCCTCCGCGTTTATACTAATTGGGATTCCTGGTCTGGAGTCAGTACAGCGTTGGATTGGGATTCCCTTCTCTGCCATGTATCTTATTGGTGTGATTGGAAATTCCCTAATTTTAGTTATAATCAAACATGAAAACAGCCTCCATATACCCATGTACATTTTCTTGGCCATGTTGGCAGCCACAGACATTGCACTGAACACCTGCATTCTTCCCAAAATGTTAGGCATCTTCTGGTTTCATTTGCCAGAGATTTCTTTTGATGCCTGTCTTTTGCAAATGTGGCTTATTCACTCATTCCAGGCAATTGAATCAGGTATCCTTCTGGCAATGGCCCTGGATCGCTATGTGGCCATCTGTATCCCCTTGAGACATGCTACCATCTTTTCCCAGCAGTTCTTAACTCATACTGGACTTGGGGTGACACTCAGGGCTGCCATTCTTATAATACCTTCCTTAGGGCTCATCAAATGCTGTCTTAAACATTATCGAACTACAGTCGTCTCTCATTCTTATTGTGAGCACATGGCCATTGTGAAGCTGGCTATTGAAGATACCCGAGTCAACAAGATATATGGCCTATTTGTTGCCTTCGCAATCCTAGGGTTTGACATAATCTTTATTACCTTGTCCTATGTCCAAATTTTTATCACGGTCTTTCAGCTGCCCCAGAAGGAGGCACGATTCAAAGCCTTCAATACATGCATTGCCCACATTTGTGTCTTCCTACAGTTCTACCTTCttgccttcttctctttcttcacacACAGGTTTGGTTCACACATACCACCATATGTTCATATCCTCTTGTCAAATCTTTACCTGTTAGTTCCACCTTTTCTCAACCCTATTGTCTATGGAGTGAAGACCAAGCAAATTCGTGACCATGTTCTGAAagtgtttttcttcaaaaaagtAACTTGA
- the LOC111540731 gene encoding olfactory receptor 51G2-like yields the protein MSVFNSSALYPRFLLMGFSGLESRYDLISLPIFLIYATSIAGNITILFIIRTESSLHQPMYYFLSMLAFTDLGLSTTTLPTMFSVFWFHVQEISFNACLVQMYCIHVFSITESAVLLAMAFDRFIAIREPLRYAAILTNDVIIGIGLAIAGRALALVFPASFLLKKLQYHDVNILSYPFCLHQDLIKTTVSNRQVSSIYGLMVVICSMGLDSVLLLLSYVLILGTVLSIASKAERVRALNTCISHICAVLTFYTPMIGLSMIHRYGQNASPIVHVLMANVYLLVPPLMNPIVYSVKTKQIRDRILKKFKKHEA from the coding sequence ATGTCTGTCTTCAATAGTTCTGCCTTATACCCTCGCTTCCTCCTAATGGGCTTCTCAGGCCTTGAAAGCAGATATGACTTGATTTCCCTCCCCATCTTCTTGATTTATGCCACCTCAATTGCCGGGAACATTACCATCCTCTTCATTATCAGAACCGAGTCTTCCCTCCATCAACCAATGTATTACTTTCTGTCAATGCTGGCATTCACTGACCTGGGCCTATCTACCACTACCTTGCCTACCATGTTCAGTGTCTTCTGGTTCCATGTGCAGGAGATCTCCTTCAATGCTTGTCTGGTCCAAATGTACTGCATTCATGTTTTCTCAATTACTGAGTCAGCTGTACTCTTGGCTATGGCCTTTGACCGCTTTATAGCAATCCGAGAACCATTGCGCTATGCAGCCATCCTAACCAATGATGTAATCATTGGGATTGGGTTGGCAATTGCTGGAAGGGCCTTGGCTCTGGTCTTTCCAGCTTCCTTCCTCTTGAAGAAGCTTCAATATCATGATGTCAATATTCTGTCCTACCCTTTCTGCCTGCACCAGGACCTCATAAAGACAACTGTGTCCAACCGTCAAGTCAGCAGCATCTATGGCCTCATGGTGGTCATCTGTTCCATGGGACTTGATTCAGTGCTTCTCCTCCTATCCTATGTCCTCATCCTGGGCACAGTGTTGAGTATAGCCTCCAAGGCAGAGAGAGTGAGAGCCCTCAATACTTGCATTTCCCACATCTGTGCTGTACTCACCTTCTATACACCAATGATTGGGCTATCTATGATCCATCGCTATGGACAGAATGCTTCCCCAATTGTCCATGTGCTGATGGCCAATGTCTACTTGCTGGTTCCACCTCTCATGAACCCCATTGTCTACAGTGTTAAGACCAAGCAGATTCGTGACAGAATCCTCAAGAAATTCAAGAAACATGAAGCGTAG